In a single window of the Nicotiana tomentosiformis chromosome 8, ASM39032v3, whole genome shotgun sequence genome:
- the LOC104102185 gene encoding zinc finger CCCH domain-containing protein 20-like encodes MMIGERNHPYPTVHIPPWSYGDNQTDNMHLTLSPNGNANSNPSFSAASGEDYSMFLQNDAGLKALQRYLPFNDVVGDFDFEYGEGKDIDLPVDAYSCDQFRMYEFKVRKCARGKSHDWTECPYAHPGEKARRRDPRKYHYSGTACPDFRKGNCRKGDGCEFAHGVFECWLHPARYRTQPCKDGLNCKRRVCFFAHSPEQIRVLSPRADSFDGSPSISRYGFEGKNMHFIQSPESGSPPCESPPMSPMTQTTNSVSSLSRSLGSNYSINEMVASLRQLQLNKVKSMPSSWNLQMGSPVLGSPRLPVNRPGFCSLPSTPTRAFNRPGVCCFDLCEEEPAMERVESGRDLRAKMFEKLSKENPLDGMVPDPVRSEAPNPDVGWVSELIQ; translated from the coding sequence ATGATGATCGGAGAGAGAAACCACCCTTATCCAACGGTCCATATTCCACCATGGTCGTACGGAGATAATCAGACGGATAACATGCACCTAACTTTAAGCCCAAACGGCAATGCAAATTCTAACCCCAGCTTCAGTGCAGCCTCTGGTGAAGACTATTCCATGTTTCTCCAAAACGACGCCGGTTTGAAGGCGCTCCAGCGTTACCTTCCGTTCAACGACGTTGTTGGTGATTTTGACTTTGAGTACGGCGAAGGTAAGGATATTGACCTTCCGGTAGACGCATATTCTTGTGATCAATTCCGTATGTACGAGTTCAAGGTGAGAAAGTGCGCACGTGGGAAGTCACACGATTGGACGGAGTGTCCGTACGCACATCCCGGCGAGAAAGCTCGTCGGAGGGACCCACGTAAGTATCACTATTCAGGAACTGCATGCCCTGATTTTCGTAAAGGGAACTGTAGGAAAGGCGATGGTTGTGAGTTCGCTCACGGCGTATTTGAGTGTTGGCTCCACCCTGCTCGCTATCGTACGCAACCTTGTAAAGATGGACTCAACTGCAAGAGAAGGGTTTGTTTCTTTGCTCACTCACCGGAACAGATCCGAGTACTGAGTCCGCGTGCCGATTCGTTCGATGGCTCTCCTTCCATTTCCAGGTACGGTTTTGAGGGGAAAAATATGCATTTTATACAGTCTCCTGAGTCAGGTTCGCCACCTTGTGAGTCGCCGCCGATGTCTCCGATGACTCAGACGACCAACTCAGTGAGCTCGCTAAGTCGATCTCTTGGGTCTAATTACTCGATCAACGAAATGGTGGCGTCACTTCGTCAActgcagctgaacaaggttaaaTCCATGCCCTCTTCCTGGAATTTACAAATGGGCTCTCCTGTCCTCGGGTCACCGAGGCTACCCGTAAACCGACCCGGTTTTTGTAGCTTGCCCTCAACGCCAACTCGGGCCTTCAACCGACCCGGTGTCTGTTGCTTTGATCTTTGCGAGGAAGAACCAGCTATGGAGAGGGTAGAGTCAGGGAGGGATTTAAGGGCTAAAATGTTTGAGAAATTGAGTAAAGAGAATCCGTTAGATGGGATGGTACCCGACCCGGTTCGTTCTGAAGCTCCGAACCCTGATGTTGGTTGGGTCTCTGAACTGATCCAGTGA
- the LOC104102193 gene encoding uncharacterized protein: MVMQKLTRKWRNSRRESQYDEDDKFSLPTRDDGRPIDTQEQEELVRSLEKVETQQSLLWRGVFSGLLLCYAAFLIYSIYQQAYYPWELRYHAYFMYEVDSWAIIVADWAAILTCLMTIKGLLHESKYHRRWLWSSCCIGIIVAVFWLHHMLRLAKFRWDILWLPVGPLSGAGICIYVDHLLNVSSEEIRKLRRYMYAYKAR, translated from the exons ATGGTGATGCAGAAGCTAACGAGAAAATGGAGAAATTCTCGACGAGAATCTCAGTACGACGAGGACGATAAATTCTCTTTACCTACTCGCGACGATGGTCGTCCCATTGATACCCAAG AACAAGAGGAGTTAGTTCGATCTCTCGAGAAAGTTGAAACTCAGCAATCTCTTCTCTGGAGG GGTGTGTTCTCGGGGCTACTTTTATGTTATGCGGCTTTTCTCATATATTCAATCTATCAACAGGCCTACTATCCCTGGGAATTG CGATATCATGCTTATTTCATGTATGAAGTTGACTCATGGGCCATCATTGTTGCAG ATTGGGCAGCTATTTTGACGTGCTTAATGACCATAAAGGGCTTACTGCATGAATCGAAATATCATAGGAGGTGGCTATGGTCTTCGTGCTGCATTGGCATTATTGTAGCAGTGTTTTGGTTGCATCACATGCTAAG GTTGGCCAAATTTAGATGGGATATTTTGTGGCTACCAGTAGGGCCCCTTAG TGGAGCTGGAATCTGCATTTACGTAGACCATTTACTAAATGTGTCATCTGAAGAAATACGGAAACTTAGAAGATATATGTATGCATATAAAGCCAGGTAA